One Persicobacter psychrovividus DNA window includes the following coding sequences:
- a CDS encoding S-adenosylmethionine:tRNA ribosyltransferase-isomerase, with protein MKKEVKLPEIKLAEYTYELNDERIAKYPLAERDASKLLYYQQGKIENLQFPDIEQVIPADSVLFFNNTKVIPARIFFRKDTGAKIEVFLLNPITPSPVISQAMDAKGETVWAAMVGNAKKLKDGQVLNREMTVEGQEVHLKAEIISRSPFQVKFEWTPSDIPFVAIVEEAGTVPLPPYMNREAEDEDKPRYQTVFSKNEGAVAAPTSGLHFTDKILERLDAKNIDRQELTLHVSAGTFQPVKEENAVNHPMHEEQIIIHRHNVEAIIERQGNIYCVGTTSMRTLESLYWFGVKLIEDPQADFFVEKLRPYQYSVEELPSVKAAMTAVLQRMDADKTDHLQGSTEIFIFPSYPFQIIDGIITNFHQPGSTLIMLVAAFIGEDWKKVYQNALDKDYRFLSYGDASFLLRKK; from the coding sequence ATGAAAAAAGAGGTCAAACTGCCCGAAATAAAATTGGCAGAATATACATACGAGCTAAATGATGAACGCATTGCCAAGTACCCACTTGCCGAGCGTGATGCTTCCAAACTATTGTACTATCAGCAAGGAAAAATTGAAAACTTGCAGTTCCCTGATATTGAGCAGGTCATCCCTGCTGATTCAGTCCTTTTTTTCAATAACACCAAGGTGATTCCTGCACGGATTTTTTTCAGAAAAGACACTGGTGCTAAAATTGAAGTTTTCCTGCTGAACCCAATAACACCAAGCCCTGTGATTTCTCAAGCCATGGATGCCAAAGGAGAAACCGTGTGGGCAGCAATGGTGGGCAATGCCAAAAAACTGAAAGACGGGCAGGTACTGAACCGCGAGATGACGGTGGAAGGCCAGGAGGTGCACCTTAAAGCCGAGATCATCAGTCGATCACCTTTTCAGGTAAAATTTGAATGGACACCTTCGGATATTCCTTTTGTGGCTATCGTGGAAGAGGCGGGAACGGTTCCGCTGCCTCCTTATATGAATCGGGAGGCTGAAGATGAAGACAAGCCCCGCTATCAGACGGTTTTCAGTAAAAATGAAGGCGCTGTGGCAGCACCAACTTCAGGCTTACACTTTACGGACAAAATCCTTGAACGACTTGATGCCAAAAATATTGATCGTCAGGAACTGACATTGCATGTGAGTGCGGGAACTTTTCAGCCTGTAAAAGAGGAAAATGCGGTGAACCACCCGATGCACGAGGAGCAGATCATTATTCACCGACATAATGTGGAGGCCATTATCGAGCGTCAGGGAAATATTTACTGTGTCGGGACGACCTCCATGCGGACACTCGAAAGCCTGTACTGGTTTGGGGTAAAACTGATTGAAGATCCACAGGCGGATTTCTTTGTTGAGAAGCTGCGCCCTTACCAATATTCCGTGGAGGAATTGCCTTCGGTAAAAGCAGCTATGACCGCCGTATTGCAGAGAATGGATGCCGACAAGACCGACCATTTGCAGGGAAGCACAGAAATTTTCATCTTCCCCTCCTATCCTTTCCAGATTATTGATGGCATCATCACGAATTTCCATCAGCCAGGCTCGACCCTCATTATGCTTGTGGCGGCCTTCATTGGCGAAGACTGGAAAAAGGTCTATCAGAATGCCCTTGACAAAGATTACCGATTCCTCAGTTACGGAGACGCCTCTTTCTTACTTCGGAAAAAATAA
- a CDS encoding DUF4178 domain-containing protein: MGIFDFFKKKDNTPDYDPSNIQVTDLQVGFMFDYDLKTWEVVQGWEYDWGSEYFTKEFKIFDGTDSLYLHVDANDGLDLSISRSVKIRTLDEDLPDYIVQHKTGPNKIVFEGDTYFLDTDSAGYSKDMAVEDKYDDAWAEFIEWEYYTKDEQKLIAVSQWDEREFEASVGRPVKPFEISNILPKTND; the protein is encoded by the coding sequence ATGGGTATTTTTGATTTCTTCAAGAAGAAGGACAACACCCCTGATTATGACCCCTCCAATATTCAGGTCACCGACTTACAGGTTGGTTTTATGTTTGATTATGATTTAAAGACCTGGGAAGTTGTGCAAGGCTGGGAGTACGACTGGGGCAGTGAATATTTCACCAAAGAATTCAAAATTTTTGATGGTACCGACTCCCTCTACCTCCATGTGGACGCCAATGATGGGCTCGATTTAAGTATCAGCAGATCCGTAAAAATCCGAACACTCGATGAGGATCTGCCTGACTATATTGTGCAACATAAAACAGGCCCCAATAAAATCGTTTTTGAAGGCGATACTTATTTCCTCGATACCGATTCCGCAGGATACAGTAAAGACATGGCCGTGGAGGACAAATATGATGATGCCTGGGCGGAATTCATTGAGTGGGAATATTACACCAAAGACGAGCAAAAGCTTATTGCTGTTAGCCAATGGGATGAACGGGAATTTGAAGCTTCCGTTGGGCGACCTGTGAAACCATTTGAAATTTCGAACATACTGCCAAAAACGAATGACTAA
- a CDS encoding transposase produces the protein MISRRKFSPKFKAKVALEAIKEQQSIAELCQKYEISPAQIGQWKQLFFGECIECF, from the coding sequence ATGATAAGCAGAAGAAAATTTAGCCCCAAGTTTAAAGCCAAGGTAGCACTTGAAGCGATCAAAGAACAACAAAGCATAGCGGAACTTTGTCAGAAATATGAAATCAGTCCTGCACAGATTGGCCAATGGAAACAACTTTTTTTTGGAGAATGCATCGAGTGTTTTTGA
- a CDS encoding RagB/SusD family nutrient uptake outer membrane protein, whose translation MKTNYIFNTKILWALSFLMLFSACDDFLDKVPQGRQSPDTFFTSEENVERAVFATYNTLLRWELSAFPFLGCNSIISDDADKGSTASDGATQKEMDEFTFTTSNPEIFGWWSGNYFGINRANQVLSNIDAVAMDDAIKNRFKGEMWFLRGFFHFNLVKSFGDVPIRISIPDDSEFAVPKNDAEEVYAQVIDDLEKAIDNLPLRSELSPEDLGRVTKGAAQGMLGKVYLYRQEYAKALTLFEAVINSGEYELFNDYAALFTPAGHGSKEVLFEMFATATAEGGVGSQYNQVQGVRGDLNRGWGFNIPSAALDDAYEMGDPREEATFLRAGETTRDGFTVPDVDGIKAYNQKAYRAESEIVNSVDNGGGHLYHLRYADILLMAAECANDAGNSTDALKYLNMVRARARGGDATLLPDVTDTDKAGLREKIWQERQVEFGMEGIRYFDLIRMDQVVPGYAKQKMDLHGKTNFDPQKHKILPIPQVDIDRTNGVLEQSENY comes from the coding sequence ATGAAAACCAACTATATATTCAATACCAAAATTTTATGGGCGCTGAGCTTCCTGATGCTCTTCTCGGCCTGTGATGACTTTTTGGACAAGGTCCCGCAGGGGCGACAATCCCCTGATACTTTCTTTACTTCTGAAGAAAATGTCGAAAGGGCAGTTTTTGCCACCTACAACACTCTTTTGCGGTGGGAGCTTTCCGCTTTCCCTTTTTTGGGCTGTAACAGCATCATTTCCGACGATGCCGACAAAGGCAGTACCGCAAGTGACGGCGCCACGCAAAAAGAAATGGATGAATTTACCTTCACCACCAGTAATCCCGAGATTTTCGGCTGGTGGTCGGGGAATTATTTCGGTATCAACAGGGCCAACCAGGTATTGTCCAATATTGATGCGGTTGCCATGGACGATGCCATTAAAAACCGATTTAAAGGTGAAATGTGGTTCCTCAGAGGATTCTTTCATTTTAATTTGGTGAAATCTTTTGGCGATGTGCCGATCAGAATCAGCATCCCTGACGACTCGGAATTTGCCGTGCCTAAAAATGATGCCGAAGAGGTGTACGCTCAGGTGATTGACGACCTTGAAAAAGCAATTGACAATCTGCCTTTGCGCAGTGAATTAAGCCCAGAGGATCTTGGCAGAGTTACCAAAGGTGCCGCGCAGGGGATGCTTGGAAAAGTTTATTTGTACCGTCAGGAATATGCCAAAGCACTTACATTGTTTGAGGCGGTGATCAACAGTGGCGAGTATGAGCTTTTCAACGATTACGCGGCATTATTTACGCCTGCGGGTCATGGCAGTAAAGAAGTGCTTTTTGAGATGTTTGCTACCGCTACCGCAGAAGGTGGTGTGGGTTCGCAATACAATCAGGTACAGGGTGTGCGTGGCGATTTGAACCGTGGATGGGGATTCAACATTCCATCGGCAGCCCTGGATGATGCCTATGAAATGGGCGACCCACGCGAAGAGGCTACCTTCCTTCGGGCTGGAGAAACTACGCGTGATGGCTTTACGGTGCCAGATGTTGATGGGATCAAGGCCTACAATCAGAAGGCTTACCGTGCCGAAAGTGAAATTGTGAACAGTGTGGACAATGGTGGCGGACACCTATACCACCTCCGATATGCTGATATTCTTTTGATGGCCGCTGAATGTGCCAACGATGCTGGAAACAGTACCGATGCCCTGAAGTACCTCAATATGGTACGTGCCCGCGCCCGTGGAGGCGATGCGACTTTACTTCCCGATGTTACGGATACAGACAAAGCGGGGCTTCGTGAAAAAATCTGGCAGGAACGTCAGGTAGAGTTCGGGATGGAAGGGATTCGCTATTTCGATTTGATCCGTATGGATCAGGTAGTGCCAGGCTATGCAAAGCAAAAAATGGACCTGCATGGAAAAACGAATTTTGATCCGCAGAAGCATAAGATTTTGCCGATTCCGCAAGTGGATATCGACCGTACGAATGGCGTTTTGGAACAATCCGAAAATTATTAA
- a CDS encoding DUF350 domain-containing protein: MLIEIGQSLLLTIAYLFSCFLLFFIGKIVYQLLNPSIKVNEELVIKDNLAFALSNTGYYIGLLLAIAGAMTGDSLGLVADLLSVLLYGIIGIILLNISLLIADKLILRKFKIRAEICDKQNAGVGLVEGATATGSGLIIYAGLYTGYGIPSAIGFWLFGQVIFIITGLVYNAILPYDTDEHLAKSNVAVGIGKAGALIGIANVLRAAIMHPFEGWETAAIIISYEVILGLLFLPLCRLVTDKILLPGQNLTDEIINQEQPNIGAAIIEAFAYIGGSVLITLAI; this comes from the coding sequence ATGCTTATAGAAATTGGACAGAGCCTATTGCTCACTATCGCTTATCTGTTCAGCTGTTTCCTGCTTTTTTTTATCGGGAAAATAGTTTATCAACTCCTCAATCCTTCCATCAAGGTCAATGAGGAGCTGGTCATTAAAGACAACCTTGCTTTTGCCCTTTCCAATACGGGTTATTACATTGGTTTATTACTGGCCATTGCTGGCGCCATGACGGGAGATTCCCTTGGCTTAGTTGCCGACTTATTGAGTGTACTCCTTTACGGAATCATCGGTATTATTTTACTGAATATCTCCTTGCTGATTGCCGACAAGCTGATCCTGCGAAAGTTTAAAATACGTGCTGAAATTTGCGACAAACAAAATGCCGGAGTCGGACTCGTTGAAGGTGCAACGGCTACAGGAAGCGGATTGATTATTTATGCAGGACTATACACAGGTTATGGCATTCCTTCAGCCATAGGCTTCTGGCTGTTCGGGCAGGTGATTTTCATCATCACAGGCTTGGTTTACAACGCCATCCTCCCCTACGACACTGACGAACATTTGGCCAAGAGCAATGTTGCCGTAGGCATCGGAAAAGCAGGGGCTTTAATCGGAATTGCCAATGTTTTGCGTGCCGCAATTATGCACCCTTTTGAAGGTTGGGAAACCGCGGCAATCATCATTTCTTACGAAGTGATTCTCGGCCTGCTATTCCTGCCATTATGCCGATTAGTCACCGACAAAATTCTACTGCCTGGCCAAAACCTTACCGACGAAATTATCAATCAGGAACAGCCTAATATTGGGGCAGCAATCATCGAAGCCTTTGCCTATATTGGTGGTTCGGTGTTGATTACTTTGGCGATTTGA
- a CDS encoding DUF2834 domain-containing protein, which translates to MAKHTFLIFAVFGLVIPFESLIRFFMDKGFDIGLLFMEVFEQPSSTYFAWDSIISAMACLAFVILEGRRKDMKNLWAPMLACFIVGASFALPLFLYMREVKIETEFT; encoded by the coding sequence ATGGCTAAGCATACATTTCTGATTTTCGCGGTATTTGGTTTGGTGATTCCTTTTGAGTCCTTGATCCGATTTTTCATGGATAAAGGCTTTGATATTGGCCTGCTGTTCATGGAAGTATTTGAACAGCCTTCCTCCACTTATTTTGCCTGGGATTCGATCATTTCGGCGATGGCCTGTTTGGCTTTTGTGATTTTGGAGGGGCGGCGAAAGGATATGAAAAATCTTTGGGCTCCGATGTTGGCTTGCTTTATTGTTGGGGCATCCTTCGCCTTGCCACTGTTTTTATATATGAGGGAGGTGAAAATCGAGACGGAGTTCACCTGA
- a CDS encoding TonB-dependent receptor — translation MNYFTGFKLHNARWLLLVVLLQICSWQQAFAQEGTTISGVVISQTDQEAVIGASVVVQGTTRGTVTDVEGNFSLQLEEGDQTLEVSYVGYKPAIITIGNQSTFKVELEENVQQLDELVVVGYGVQKKKDLTGSIATIDSENLKSVPSANPTDALQGKVSGVQVVQQGQPGTAPVIRIRGVGTTGNANPLYVVDGMLLDDISYLSAQDIKSMQVLKDASATAIYGSRGANGVIIITTKEGKKGSNTVNYSGYAGIQNVQRRIDMVNGSQYATLANELTTNNGGTDLPFPDVNNVADTDWFDEIFQVAPIQNHQLTFSGGNDNTLYNVSLSYFKQDGVVKNSSYDRIALRINNTYQMADWFKVGHNIQFSYITEDLAPGNVVQNAYMMAPTDVPTNPDGSFKASSTNVANPAAQLFYESNNRTRRLWTVGTVFAEATIAKDFRLKTNVGWEINGSTNRNFVPQYFVSPTQQNLASRLTVSNNIFTSYLWENTLSYYKEFNEKHQLSAVVGVTVQNFRSESLTGGRLNVPSGSEDLWYLDAGDLDGQTNSNNASESSLFSYLGRANYTLLDRYLLTASLRVDGSSRFGTNNRFAAFPSVALGWRVSEESFWKDNISFVSNFKLRGSYGQIGNDKIGDYASQATISTGFDYSTGTPANRRPGATAIDLANPNLVWETVEQYNVGFEIGFLQQRLTTEFDYYGRTSRDLLVNIPVPSNAGFDAQQTVNLGEVENKGIDLSINWEDSKGDFNYRAGATFSTVNNKVNQLGTAIPIINGPLNFGGYQASITRVGDAIGSFYGYEVIGVNQDADDLANFPQAPNAKIGDLRFRDQDNNNVIDDADRVIIGNPTPSMIFGLTLGFGYKGLDFSMDWAGQAGNDIYNGKKQVRPDLVNFESSFLNRWTGPGTSTTEPLVENSGASFNVSDRFVEDGSFFRLNNVTVGYTFNSELTERVFIKKLRIYASGTNLVTFTDYSGFNPEIISSNPIATGIDLGTYPVPSVYTMGVDITF, via the coding sequence ATGAACTACTTTACAGGTTTCAAGCTGCACAATGCCCGATGGCTGCTGTTGGTCGTCCTGCTTCAGATTTGCAGCTGGCAGCAGGCCTTCGCCCAAGAAGGCACCACCATTTCGGGAGTGGTGATTTCTCAAACTGACCAGGAGGCTGTTATCGGCGCTTCGGTGGTCGTACAAGGAACAACCCGAGGAACGGTTACCGATGTGGAAGGAAATTTCAGCCTTCAGCTCGAAGAGGGAGATCAGACGCTTGAAGTTTCCTATGTAGGCTACAAGCCCGCCATTATTACAATTGGCAACCAATCGACTTTTAAGGTTGAACTGGAAGAAAATGTGCAGCAACTTGACGAACTTGTCGTGGTTGGTTATGGTGTTCAGAAGAAAAAAGACCTGACAGGATCCATTGCCACCATTGATAGTGAGAACCTGAAATCAGTGCCCTCAGCCAACCCAACAGACGCCCTGCAGGGGAAAGTTTCTGGGGTTCAGGTTGTTCAGCAGGGGCAGCCAGGTACAGCACCCGTTATTAGGATTCGCGGGGTCGGTACAACAGGAAACGCTAATCCATTGTATGTTGTGGATGGGATGTTGTTGGATGATATCAGTTATCTTTCTGCCCAGGACATCAAGTCTATGCAGGTACTGAAAGATGCTTCGGCAACGGCAATTTATGGTTCGCGAGGAGCAAATGGGGTTATCATCATCACGACTAAAGAAGGAAAAAAAGGTAGCAATACAGTCAATTACAGTGGCTATGCAGGTATTCAGAACGTTCAGCGCCGTATCGATATGGTGAACGGTAGCCAGTATGCCACCCTTGCCAATGAGCTGACGACCAATAATGGCGGTACAGATTTACCTTTCCCTGATGTGAACAATGTAGCGGATACCGATTGGTTCGATGAAATTTTTCAGGTGGCACCTATTCAGAATCACCAATTGACTTTCAGTGGAGGTAACGACAATACGCTGTATAATGTCAGTTTAAGTTATTTCAAGCAGGATGGTGTGGTGAAGAATTCTTCTTACGATCGAATTGCCCTGAGGATCAATAACACCTACCAGATGGCTGACTGGTTTAAAGTCGGTCACAATATTCAGTTCAGTTACATTACCGAGGATCTTGCACCAGGAAATGTAGTGCAGAATGCCTACATGATGGCGCCAACAGATGTACCCACCAATCCAGATGGTTCATTTAAGGCCTCTTCTACGAATGTGGCCAACCCTGCGGCACAGCTTTTTTATGAGTCCAATAACCGAACACGTCGTCTTTGGACGGTAGGAACCGTTTTCGCAGAGGCCACCATCGCCAAGGATTTCCGACTGAAAACCAATGTTGGTTGGGAAATTAATGGAAGTACGAACAGGAATTTTGTGCCTCAGTATTTTGTCTCGCCTACGCAGCAAAATCTGGCTTCAAGATTAACGGTCAGCAATAATATTTTCACTTCCTACCTGTGGGAAAACACCCTGTCTTATTATAAAGAGTTTAATGAAAAGCACCAGTTAAGTGCTGTTGTTGGGGTAACGGTTCAGAATTTCCGCTCGGAATCTCTTACGGGTGGCCGACTGAATGTGCCAAGTGGTTCGGAAGATTTGTGGTACCTTGATGCTGGTGATCTGGATGGTCAAACCAACAGCAACAATGCCTCGGAATCGTCTTTGTTTTCGTACCTGGGGCGTGCCAATTATACCTTGCTTGATCGCTATTTGCTGACCGCCTCTTTGCGTGTGGATGGCTCTTCCCGTTTCGGTACAAATAACCGATTTGCAGCTTTCCCTTCGGTGGCTTTGGGTTGGCGGGTTTCCGAGGAGTCTTTCTGGAAAGATAATATCAGCTTTGTTTCAAATTTTAAACTGAGAGGTTCCTACGGTCAGATTGGTAATGATAAAATTGGGGATTATGCCTCGCAGGCAACCATCTCCACGGGCTTTGACTACAGCACGGGTACTCCTGCAAACAGACGCCCAGGCGCCACTGCCATTGACCTCGCCAATCCTAACCTCGTTTGGGAAACCGTAGAGCAATATAATGTCGGTTTTGAAATCGGATTTCTTCAGCAGCGTCTGACCACCGAATTTGATTACTACGGACGTACCTCAAGAGATTTGCTGGTCAATATTCCAGTACCTTCCAATGCGGGCTTTGATGCACAGCAAACGGTGAACCTTGGCGAAGTGGAGAATAAAGGGATCGACCTTTCAATTAACTGGGAAGACAGCAAAGGGGATTTCAACTATCGCGCTGGCGCAACATTCTCTACAGTGAATAACAAGGTCAACCAACTCGGAACCGCTATTCCGATTATTAATGGTCCGCTGAATTTCGGTGGCTACCAGGCTTCCATTACACGGGTGGGTGATGCCATTGGTTCGTTCTATGGCTATGAGGTAATAGGCGTAAATCAGGATGCTGATGACCTGGCGAATTTCCCTCAGGCACCCAATGCTAAAATTGGAGATTTAAGATTTCGCGATCAGGATAATAACAATGTAATTGATGATGCTGACCGTGTGATTATCGGTAACCCAACACCAAGTATGATTTTCGGACTGACCCTCGGCTTTGGCTATAAGGGACTTGATTTCTCGATGGACTGGGCAGGGCAAGCAGGTAACGATATTTATAATGGTAAAAAACAGGTTCGTCCCGATTTGGTCAACTTTGAAAGCTCTTTCCTAAACCGCTGGACAGGCCCGGGGACTTCGACAACCGAGCCATTGGTAGAAAACAGTGGGGCGAGTTTCAACGTTTCCGACCGATTTGTGGAAGATGGCTCTTTCTTCCGACTAAACAACGTTACGGTAGGTTACACTTTCAATTCCGAGCTCACCGAGCGTGTGTTTATCAAGAAACTGAGGATCTACGCTTCGGGAACCAACCTGGTAACCTTCACGGATTACAGCGGTTTCAATCCTGAAATTATCAGTTCAAACCCTATCGCAACAGGCATAGACCTCGGTACTTATCCAGTGCCATCTGTTTATACTATGGGCGTTGATATCACCTTTTAA
- the bglX gene encoding beta-glucosidase BglX encodes MRFFLKIVACSWCLIGISCTLSFGQGASTPDWESFSKDPKIIKQVNELLSQMTPEEKIGQMTQFAGQGAVTGPTIDAQFQEYLDKGMVGSMFNVFGAEGLKKLQKNAMEKSRLKIPILFAADVIHGYETIFPIPLAESCSWDLELMEQSARIAAVEATSAGISWTFAPMVDIARDARWGRVMEGAGEDVYLGSLVAKARVKGFQGVSSIEDFKKEHTLLACAKHFAAYGAAEAGRDYNTVDVSEHTLRETYFPPFEACIDAGVATFMTSFNEISGVPSTGSQFLYKHVLREEWGFSGMVVTDYTAINELIPHGYAEDLKHASERALLAGIDMDMNGAAYIQHLSSLLKEGRISEKMLDVATARILELKFMLGLFDDPYLYMDTKREKKWIGHESHKKAALDGAHRSIVLLKNKDQILPLKKNQQKKVALIGPMIKEQNSLNGEWAIRGDRSKSVSIFKGLQDEYQGSGVKFTYAKGCDLLNEEGEQGFKAAVNLAMESDMVLVAMGEDFNWSGEAASRTNIKLPEPQRALLKALKATDKPIVLVLLNGRPLNLSWEDEHLDAIVEAWYPGEAAGTAIADIISGDYNPSAKLTMSFPRNVGQLPIYYNHKNTGRPLDPKNRMDYKSSYLDVENSPLYPFGYGLSYTTFKYSNLSLSSEKFSVGGEIQVSVEVKNTGDYDGEEIVQLYIQDIAASVTQPVKSLKGFQKIMLKKGEQKRVSFTLNEESIKILTADLKREAEAGKFNLWVGNSSNDASNHKTFYYE; translated from the coding sequence ATGCGATTTTTTTTGAAAATTGTGGCGTGCAGTTGGTGCCTGATCGGTATCAGCTGTACGCTCAGCTTTGGCCAGGGGGCATCTACACCCGACTGGGAAAGCTTCAGCAAAGACCCTAAAATTATTAAGCAGGTCAATGAGCTCCTCAGCCAAATGACCCCCGAAGAAAAAATTGGGCAGATGACCCAGTTCGCGGGGCAGGGAGCGGTTACGGGGCCAACCATTGACGCACAGTTTCAGGAGTACCTCGACAAGGGCATGGTGGGTTCGATGTTCAATGTTTTTGGGGCTGAAGGACTCAAGAAGTTGCAAAAGAATGCCATGGAAAAGTCCCGTCTGAAGATTCCCATTCTTTTTGCTGCCGATGTCATTCACGGTTATGAAACCATCTTTCCCATCCCGCTTGCGGAATCATGCTCCTGGGATTTGGAACTGATGGAACAGAGTGCGAGAATAGCTGCCGTGGAGGCGACTTCCGCAGGTATTAGCTGGACTTTTGCGCCTATGGTGGATATTGCCCGCGATGCCCGATGGGGACGCGTGATGGAAGGTGCTGGCGAAGATGTATACCTTGGCAGCCTTGTGGCCAAAGCGAGGGTCAAGGGATTTCAGGGGGTCAGTTCGATTGAGGATTTTAAAAAAGAACATACCCTTTTGGCATGTGCCAAGCACTTTGCCGCTTATGGTGCCGCAGAAGCTGGCAGGGATTACAATACGGTAGATGTGAGTGAGCACACCCTCAGGGAAACCTATTTTCCTCCTTTTGAGGCCTGTATTGATGCTGGCGTGGCGACTTTCATGACTTCTTTCAATGAAATTTCTGGAGTGCCGAGCACGGGAAGCCAGTTTTTGTACAAGCACGTGCTTAGGGAAGAATGGGGTTTTTCGGGAATGGTCGTAACCGACTATACCGCCATCAACGAGCTTATTCCACATGGTTATGCCGAGGACCTTAAACATGCTTCTGAGCGTGCCTTGCTTGCAGGAATCGATATGGATATGAACGGTGCAGCTTACATTCAGCACTTGTCATCTTTGCTGAAAGAAGGTCGGATCAGTGAAAAAATGCTCGATGTGGCGACGGCGCGTATTCTTGAACTGAAATTTATGCTTGGCCTTTTCGACGACCCTTATTTGTATATGGATACCAAAAGGGAAAAGAAATGGATCGGTCATGAATCACATAAAAAAGCCGCACTCGATGGGGCGCACCGATCGATTGTTTTGCTGAAAAATAAAGATCAGATTTTACCGCTGAAGAAAAATCAGCAGAAAAAAGTGGCTTTGATTGGTCCGATGATCAAGGAGCAGAATAGCCTGAACGGCGAATGGGCGATTCGTGGCGACCGCAGCAAAAGTGTATCGATCTTCAAAGGGTTGCAGGATGAATATCAAGGCTCAGGGGTGAAATTTACTTACGCCAAAGGTTGCGACCTGTTGAATGAAGAAGGAGAGCAGGGATTTAAAGCCGCTGTGAACCTGGCAATGGAAAGCGATATGGTGCTGGTGGCTATGGGGGAGGACTTTAACTGGTCTGGTGAGGCGGCAAGTCGCACAAATATTAAGTTGCCTGAACCTCAGCGAGCACTGCTCAAAGCCTTGAAAGCCACTGATAAGCCGATTGTTTTGGTTTTGCTCAACGGCAGACCGCTGAACCTTTCATGGGAAGATGAGCATCTCGATGCGATTGTGGAGGCCTGGTACCCTGGGGAGGCTGCAGGAACTGCAATTGCTGATATTATTTCTGGAGATTATAATCCTTCGGCAAAATTGACGATGTCATTCCCAAGAAATGTAGGGCAATTACCGATCTATTATAACCACAAAAATACTGGCCGACCATTGGATCCTAAAAATAGGATGGACTACAAATCATCCTATCTTGATGTGGAAAACAGTCCTTTGTATCCGTTTGGCTACGGCCTGAGTTACACCACCTTTAAATACAGTAATTTGAGTTTAAGCAGTGAGAAATTCAGTGTTGGTGGTGAAATTCAAGTATCGGTGGAGGTGAAAAATACAGGGGATTATGACGGCGAGGAAATCGTTCAGCTTTACATTCAGGATATTGCCGCCTCTGTTACGCAGCCTGTAAAATCGCTGAAAGGTTTTCAAAAGATCATGCTCAAAAAAGGAGAACAAAAAAGGGTTTCATTTACTTTAAATGAGGAATCCATTAAGATTCTAACCGCAGATTTAAAACGGGAGGCAGAAGCAGGAAAATTCAACCTTTGGGTAGGGAATTCCTCAAATGATGCGTCAAATCATAAAACATTTTACTATGAATAA